In Planctomycetota bacterium, one DNA window encodes the following:
- a CDS encoding (d)CMP kinase has protein sequence MSEDTLSYFPSMDAQTQTNTLIVTIDGPAGAGKSTVARTLAARLGVDFLDTGAMYRGIAAAVIDHDLDPADVDKVGELAETLNLRFDWKADPPALKVDGFDLAHRLRDPDVTAAVSEIASNPRVRSVLVRSQRMIGHTHPRLVTEGRDQGSVVFPDATAKFYLDASAEVRAKRRADQLRAAGRVADEHKIREQIVYRDQRDSTRHDGPLICPADADRIDTSDMNLDEVVDLLVEKVRARVG, from the coding sequence ATGAGCGAAGACACATTATCCTACTTTCCTTCCATGGACGCACAAACGCAGACCAACACGCTGATCGTCACGATCGACGGCCCGGCCGGCGCGGGCAAGAGCACCGTCGCCCGGACCCTCGCCGCCCGCCTCGGCGTCGACTTTCTCGACACCGGCGCGATGTACCGCGGCATCGCCGCCGCCGTGATCGATCACGACCTGGACCCCGCGGACGTCGACAAGGTGGGCGAACTCGCCGAAACGCTCAATCTCCGATTCGACTGGAAGGCCGATCCTCCGGCACTGAAGGTCGACGGGTTCGATCTGGCGCATCGGCTTCGCGATCCTGATGTCACCGCGGCGGTGAGCGAGATCGCCTCCAATCCGCGCGTGCGCTCCGTGCTGGTGCGCTCGCAGCGCATGATCGGCCATACCCATCCGCGTCTCGTCACCGAAGGGCGCGATCAGGGCTCGGTCGTCTTCCCTGATGCGACCGCAAAGTTTTATCTGGACGCCTCCGCCGAGGTGCGCGCCAAGCGCCGCGCGGACCAGCTTCGAGCCGCGGGTCGCGTCGCCGACGAGCACAAAATCCGCGAGCAGATCGTCTACCGCGATCAGCGTGACTCGACCCGCCACGATGGCCCATTGATCTGCCCCGCCGACGCCGACCGTATCGACACGTCCGACATGAACCTCGACGAAGTGGTCGATCTGCTGGTCGAAAAAGTGCGGGCGAGGGTCGGGTGA
- a CDS encoding aldo/keto reductase yields the protein MQLTTLSFGASSLGAEFRNIDIPEAMRAVRVALDLGMNFIDTSPFYGRGMSEVLLGPTLKDVPRDAYYLGSKLGRYSGTRFDFSARRVIESVEISLERMKTDHLDICLCHDIEFVDMKQIVEETIPQMRRLQEKGMIRYVGVSGYPMKMFKYVLDHTDVDVVLSYNHYTMQNTMLADLVPLLKQRGVGIMNAAPFSARLLTNAPLPAWHKATPLVRETAAKAAKYAEANGVDIAQLAVQFSLDNPDLTTCIVGSANPDNVRKWVEWANKPIDRKLMDEVLAILKPIHNWFYIEGRADNNDEVKS from the coding sequence ATGCAGCTCACCACGCTCAGCTTCGGCGCTTCGTCGCTCGGGGCCGAGTTCCGCAATATCGACATCCCTGAGGCGATGCGGGCGGTGCGCGTGGCGCTGGATCTGGGGATGAACTTCATCGACACGTCGCCGTTCTACGGGCGCGGCATGAGCGAGGTGCTGCTGGGCCCGACGCTCAAGGACGTCCCGCGCGATGCGTACTACCTCGGCTCCAAGCTCGGGCGCTACAGCGGGACGCGCTTCGACTTTTCCGCACGCCGGGTCATCGAGAGCGTCGAGATTTCGCTGGAGCGCATGAAGACGGATCACCTGGACATCTGCCTCTGCCACGACATCGAGTTCGTGGACATGAAGCAGATCGTCGAGGAGACGATCCCGCAGATGCGGCGCTTGCAGGAAAAGGGCATGATCCGCTACGTCGGCGTCAGCGGGTATCCGATGAAGATGTTCAAGTACGTCTTGGACCACACGGACGTCGACGTCGTGCTCTCGTACAACCACTACACGATGCAGAACACGATGCTCGCGGATCTCGTGCCGCTGCTCAAGCAGCGGGGGGTGGGCATCATGAACGCCGCGCCGTTCTCGGCTCGCCTGCTGACCAATGCGCCGCTGCCGGCGTGGCACAAGGCGACGCCGCTCGTGCGCGAGACGGCGGCGAAGGCGGCGAAATATGCGGAGGCGAACGGCGTCGACATCGCCCAGCTCGCGGTCCAGTTCTCGCTCGACAACCCGGACCTGACGACCTGCATCGTCGGCTCGGCGAATCCGGATAACGTCAGGAAGTGGGTCGAATGGGCGAACAAGCCGATTGACCGGAAGCTGATGGACGAAGTGCTGGCGATCCTCAAGCCGATCCACAACTGGTTCTACATCGAAGGCCGGGCGGACAACAATGATGAGGTGAAGTCGTGA
- a CDS encoding PEP-CTERM sorting domain-containing protein yields the protein MWPWEKMKHDSGRCLRGKFDMKFAPLFVVALAVCAFTSSAKAVFLQESRVDLGGGLEQITLTIVEDDASKTISGINAIITAPAGTIHHETAFGGAIAPLFQSDLALAQTLSPAQDWVGHDTYWKFNEADLLVVGKNSPRNAPFAAFDGTAEKTTTTLSPNVDYLSGSFSLLGSASEAPFTHREVAQIVVAAGTQLNLLVGEVGGFFVTGQPYSTDRITGIVSDNVPEPTSLAMVMLGSLAMIRRRRVA from the coding sequence ATGTGGCCCTGGGAAAAGATGAAACATGATTCAGGCCGATGCCTGAGGGGAAAGTTCGATATGAAGTTCGCACCCTTGTTTGTCGTGGCGCTGGCTGTCTGCGCCTTTACCAGCAGCGCCAAGGCGGTCTTCCTGCAGGAGTCGCGCGTCGATCTGGGCGGCGGGCTTGAGCAGATCACGCTGACGATCGTTGAAGACGACGCCAGCAAGACCATCTCCGGCATCAACGCCATCATCACCGCGCCCGCCGGCACGATTCATCATGAGACGGCCTTTGGCGGTGCGATCGCTCCGCTGTTCCAGAGCGATCTTGCACTCGCCCAGACGCTCTCTCCGGCGCAGGACTGGGTTGGGCATGACACCTACTGGAAGTTCAATGAGGCCGACCTGCTCGTCGTTGGCAAGAACAGCCCCCGCAACGCCCCGTTTGCGGCCTTCGATGGCACGGCTGAAAAAACCACCACGACGCTGAGCCCCAATGTCGACTACCTGAGCGGTTCGTTCAGTCTGCTCGGCTCGGCCAGCGAAGCGCCGTTCACGCACCGCGAAGTCGCTCAAATCGTCGTCGCCGCCGGCACGCAGCTCAATCTGCTCGTCGGCGAGGTCGGCGGGTTCTTTGTGACCGGTCAGCCCTATTCGACCGACCGCATCACGGGCATCGTCTCCGACAACGTGCCGGAGCCGACAAGCTTGGCGATGGTCATGCTCGGTTCTCTGGCGATGATCCGTCGCCGCCGGGTCGCCTGA
- the lepA gene encoding elongation factor 4, with amino-acid sequence MKIRNFSIVAHIDHGKSTLADRILQFSGAITEREMKNQMLDDMDLERERGITIKASAVTIQYVHKGEKYMLNLIDTPGHVDFHYEVSRALKACEGALLVVDAAQGVEAQTVANAYAAIEQDLEIVPVLNKVDLPAALPDQVAEEIESVLGFAAEDCVRCSAKSGLGIDELMTAICEKLPGPVGDADKPLQALIFDSVYDDYRGVLFFIRVMNGRLKLGDKIRMMSSGRAYPVTGMGKYTPKPTAVQSVEAGEVCYLSASIKSLDEVNIGDTVTLDLYPATEALAGYREPQQVVFCDFYPTGETDYEDLRKAIDRLHLNDASFVYAPESNEALGFGFRCGFLGLLHMDIIQERLEREGGVEIVQTAPTVTYEIEKTDGTVLRIHNPAELPDPSQIKEIREPIVRLEIITPTENIGDLMTLCESRRGTYKKQQFLSATRQILEYELPLGEIIFDFYDKLKSITRGYGTMDYEITGYHPDNLVKIQILVNAKPVDALSLICHRDKAEQRGRALLMRLKKEIDRHQFEIPLQAAIGGKIIARETIKSMGKNVTAKCYGGDVTRKRKLLEKQKEGKKRMKRVGSVDIPQKAFMSVLEPGD; translated from the coding sequence ATGAAGATCAGAAACTTCTCCATTGTTGCGCATATCGACCACGGCAAGAGCACGCTTGCCGATCGGATTCTCCAATTCTCCGGCGCGATCACCGAGCGGGAGATGAAGAATCAGATGCTCGACGACATGGACCTGGAACGCGAGCGCGGCATCACGATCAAGGCCTCGGCCGTGACGATCCAGTACGTCCACAAGGGCGAGAAGTACATGCTCAACCTCATCGACACGCCCGGGCATGTGGACTTTCACTACGAAGTGTCGCGCGCTCTGAAGGCGTGCGAGGGGGCGCTGCTGGTGGTCGATGCGGCTCAGGGCGTCGAGGCGCAGACGGTGGCGAATGCCTACGCGGCGATCGAGCAGGATCTTGAGATCGTGCCCGTGCTCAACAAGGTGGACCTGCCGGCGGCGCTGCCGGATCAGGTGGCGGAGGAAATCGAATCCGTGCTGGGCTTCGCGGCCGAGGACTGCGTGCGATGCTCGGCCAAGAGCGGACTGGGCATCGACGAACTGATGACCGCCATCTGCGAGAAGTTGCCGGGCCCGGTGGGCGATGCGGACAAGCCGCTGCAGGCGCTGATTTTCGACTCGGTGTACGACGACTACCGCGGCGTGCTGTTTTTCATCCGCGTCATGAACGGCCGGCTCAAGCTCGGCGACAAGATTCGCATGATGAGCAGCGGGCGGGCGTATCCGGTGACGGGCATGGGCAAGTACACGCCCAAGCCGACGGCCGTGCAGAGCGTCGAGGCGGGCGAGGTGTGCTACCTGTCCGCCTCGATCAAGAGTCTGGACGAAGTGAACATCGGCGACACGGTGACGCTCGATCTGTATCCCGCCACCGAGGCGCTCGCCGGTTATCGCGAGCCGCAGCAGGTGGTGTTCTGCGACTTTTATCCGACGGGCGAGACGGACTACGAAGACCTCCGCAAGGCGATCGATCGCCTGCACCTCAACGATGCGAGCTTCGTGTACGCACCCGAGTCCAACGAGGCGCTGGGCTTCGGTTTCCGCTGCGGATTCCTCGGCCTGCTTCACATGGACATCATCCAGGAACGCCTGGAGCGCGAAGGCGGCGTCGAGATCGTGCAGACCGCGCCGACCGTCACGTACGAAATCGAAAAAACCGACGGGACCGTTCTGCGGATTCACAACCCCGCCGAGCTGCCCGATCCCTCGCAGATCAAGGAAATCCGCGAGCCCATCGTACGCCTCGAGATCATCACGCCCACCGAAAACATCGGCGATCTGATGACGCTCTGCGAGAGCCGCCGGGGCACATACAAGAAGCAGCAGTTCCTCTCGGCGACGCGCCAGATTCTCGAATACGAACTGCCGCTGGGCGAAATCATTTTCGACTTCTACGACAAGCTCAAGTCGATCACACGCGGCTACGGCACGATGGACTACGAAATCACCGGCTATCACCCCGACAATCTCGTGAAGATTCAGATTCTGGTGAACGCCAAACCCGTTGACGCCCTGTCGCTGATCTGCCATCGCGACAAGGCCGAGCAGCGCGGGCGCGCCCTGCTGATGCGACTCAAGAAGGAAATCGATCGCCATCAGTTCGAGATCCCGCTCCAAGCCGCCATCGGCGGAAAGATCATCGCCCGCGAGACGATCAAGTCGATGGGCAAGAACGTCACCGCCAAGTGCTACGGCGGCGACGTGACACGCAAGCGCAAGCTGCTCGAGAAGCAGAAGGAAGGCAAGAAGCGCATGAAGCGCGTCGGCAGCGTGGACATCCCGCAGAAGGCCTTCATGTCCGTGCTGGAGCCAGGCGACTGA
- a CDS encoding alcohol dehydrogenase catalytic domain-containing protein translates to MKAILLEKPEHFKKIEIDEPSAPGKGEALVKVHRIGICGTDLSGYLGKMPFFQYPRIPGHELGVEVVSVGTGVTNVKAGDRCSVEPYMNCGNCHACRKGSSNCCANLKVIGVMVDGGMRERFLIRADKLHPSAKLSFDQLALVETLAIGCHAVNRGAPVKGENCLVIGAGPIGLSTIEFVKLTGARTIVMDMNAERLTFCREVMGVDETVMAEGDIDKALREVTDGALPDVVIDATGSNVSMSNAFGYVAPTGRLVYVGITTKEVTFKHPVFHRPEGTLLCSRNAMPADFTRIIKLIEDGVINTDPWITHRTGFDDLIANFPSYTQPATGVIKAVVELT, encoded by the coding sequence GTGAAAGCCATTTTGCTCGAAAAACCCGAGCATTTTAAGAAGATCGAGATCGACGAGCCGAGCGCGCCAGGCAAGGGCGAGGCGCTGGTGAAGGTGCATCGCATCGGCATCTGCGGGACGGACCTGTCGGGCTACCTGGGCAAAATGCCGTTCTTTCAATACCCGCGCATTCCGGGGCACGAACTGGGCGTCGAAGTGGTGTCGGTCGGCACGGGCGTGACGAATGTCAAAGCGGGGGACCGTTGCAGCGTCGAGCCGTACATGAACTGCGGGAATTGTCACGCCTGTCGCAAGGGTTCGAGCAACTGTTGCGCGAATCTGAAAGTCATCGGCGTGATGGTCGACGGCGGGATGCGCGAGCGGTTCCTCATCCGGGCCGACAAACTGCATCCGTCCGCGAAGCTGAGCTTTGATCAACTGGCGCTGGTGGAGACGCTCGCAATCGGGTGTCACGCGGTCAACCGCGGCGCGCCGGTGAAGGGCGAGAACTGCCTGGTCATCGGCGCCGGGCCGATCGGCTTGTCGACGATCGAGTTCGTGAAGCTCACGGGGGCCAGGACGATCGTGATGGACATGAACGCGGAGCGGTTGACGTTCTGCCGCGAGGTGATGGGCGTCGACGAGACGGTCATGGCGGAAGGGGATATCGACAAGGCGCTGCGGGAGGTGACGGACGGGGCGCTGCCGGATGTGGTGATCGACGCGACGGGGTCGAACGTGTCGATGTCCAACGCCTTCGGCTACGTCGCGCCGACCGGCCGGCTCGTCTACGTCGGCATCACCACCAAGGAAGTTACCTTCAAGCACCCCGTGTTCCACCGCCCCGAAGGCACGCTGCTTTGCTCGCGCAACGCCATGCCCGCCGACTTCACGCGCATCATCAAGCTCATCGAGGACGGCGTCATCAACACCGATCCGTGGATCACGCACCGCACCGGGTTTGACGATCTGATCGCCAACTTCCCTTCTTACACGCAGCCGGCGACGGGCGTGATCAAGGCGGTCGTCGAATTGACGTGA